A stretch of the Chlamydia pecorum E58 genome encodes the following:
- a CDS encoding peptide ABC transporter substrate-binding protein: MSSVLLKKFRYCCFCLPILFLLSGCTSTPTASGTFAVNMKYCPQSLDPRQTRLFADQTLARHLYEGLMQENSRTGEIELALAKSYTISEDKITYTFHLKDAFWSNGDPVTSLDFLESWDQVVRHKVVSIYNTNLQPIKNARQILANHNSPLALGVEAPDPKTLVVTLEEPCSHFLRLLSLPIYFPAHKTLRENPLSKDLQVTCGAFYPKEQYGQQWLRLSKNPQYYEKDRVRLKEILVYFVADPRTAALLFNQNKINWQGPPWGEPIPSEISSSLSLQGKLLSMAGHSTTWLLFNTERPILSHPKIRKALALAINKDDLVHVIFQGLAEPTNHILKQKYYPKPYPLPSSQTIRTEEARKLFEEAMQEMNISREDLEKEEIAFSTLSFSYEKIAQLLREQWKEALGITLPLARKEFSLLQQDLYTKQYSMVITQWLDHFLDPMATLSAFLYPQGVIPYSINDPLLQSLCSALSQEHDPELRDNLIVKATEYLETQHVLEPLFHPYLRFALNKNLKNINLPGRRAADLRFVEDLGKS; the protein is encoded by the coding sequence ATGTCATCTGTGCTTCTTAAAAAATTTCGTTATTGCTGCTTTTGTCTTCCCATTTTGTTTCTTCTATCCGGGTGCACATCTACACCTACAGCTTCTGGAACATTTGCTGTCAATATGAAGTATTGCCCACAATCCTTAGATCCAAGGCAGACTCGGCTATTTGCGGATCAAACTCTAGCTCGACATTTATATGAAGGATTGATGCAGGAGAATTCTCGTACGGGAGAAATAGAATTAGCATTAGCAAAAAGCTATACTATCTCTGAGGATAAAATTACCTATACCTTTCATCTTAAAGATGCCTTTTGGAGTAATGGAGATCCCGTAACCTCCCTAGATTTCCTAGAATCTTGGGATCAAGTTGTCAGACACAAAGTTGTATCCATTTACAATACTAACCTACAACCTATCAAAAATGCCCGGCAAATCTTAGCCAACCACAATTCTCCCCTCGCTTTAGGAGTAGAAGCTCCTGATCCTAAAACTCTAGTGGTAACGCTGGAAGAACCTTGTTCGCACTTTTTGCGTTTACTCTCCTTACCTATCTACTTTCCTGCTCACAAAACCCTAAGAGAAAACCCTCTCTCTAAAGACCTCCAAGTTACCTGCGGAGCATTCTATCCTAAAGAACAATACGGACAACAATGGCTACGGCTTTCTAAAAATCCTCAATATTATGAAAAAGACCGTGTCCGCCTTAAGGAAATTCTTGTCTATTTTGTTGCAGATCCTCGCACAGCGGCACTTCTCTTTAATCAAAATAAAATTAACTGGCAAGGACCTCCTTGGGGGGAACCTATCCCTTCAGAAATCTCCTCATCCCTTTCACTTCAAGGAAAACTGCTCAGCATGGCAGGGCACTCAACAACCTGGCTCCTCTTCAATACAGAAAGACCTATATTGAGCCATCCAAAAATCCGTAAAGCTCTGGCGCTAGCCATCAACAAAGATGATCTTGTGCATGTGATCTTCCAAGGACTTGCGGAACCTACGAATCATATCCTCAAACAAAAGTACTATCCTAAGCCCTATCCTCTTCCTTCAAGTCAAACTATCCGAACAGAAGAAGCTCGAAAGTTATTTGAAGAAGCTATGCAAGAAATGAACATCTCTAGAGAAGATTTAGAAAAAGAAGAAATTGCATTCTCTACGCTATCTTTTTCTTATGAGAAAATTGCCCAGCTTCTAAGGGAGCAGTGGAAAGAGGCTCTAGGGATTACCCTACCTTTGGCAAGAAAAGAATTTTCCTTACTACAGCAAGATCTCTATACAAAGCAATACTCTATGGTAATCACACAATGGCTAGACCACTTCTTGGACCCTATGGCAACGCTATCTGCATTCCTTTACCCTCAAGGGGTAATCCCCTACAGTATAAATGATCCCCTATTACAATCGCTATGTTCAGCCCTAAGTCAGGAGCACGACCCTGAATTAAGAGATAACCTGATTGTCAAAGCCACGGAGTATTTAGAAACTCAACATGTTCTTGAGCCCCTATTCCATCCATATCTGAGATTTGCTTTGAATAAAAATCTCAAAAACATTAACCTCCCTGGGAGGCGTGCTGCTGATCTCCGATTTGTAGAGGATTTAGGAAAGAGCTAA
- a CDS encoding ABC transporter substrate-binding protein, whose protein sequence is MLYLFLIALASSFLSSCSCTQTSSPDPYSLNIAIYDEPTTLSPEQAKRSLELSIAKLLFEGLTRENHNKEELFELALADSYISEEEEKRHIFHLKEALWSDGSPLLAHDVVKAWEHAQIHSPHQEIFQGLSFFAPAPTTVIVISDVPYPDLPKLLAFPAFAIYQPQYPHIYSGPFILEKHVPGQSFSFKKNPYYYDVDIVPMEKIQLIVLPDIYTARHLMSREKIHWLGQPWHQGIPKELQTHPKILYHNYPVEGTFWLSLNINSPQLSNPMNRYRLAAAINKEALIKDALEGSQQPAYTISKHSETSLPSLPSFCLSLAQETLTLTYPINILRCQRIAEVLREQLRASGIYLNLNGLEYHCFLNKRNLKDYTLATQTKVAYYPKATLLPNEAQKLQNLEIIPLYHLNYDFLSLNPIKNILFNASGAVDLKYASIEELVQ, encoded by the coding sequence ATGCTGTACCTTTTTTTGATAGCTCTGGCATCTTCCTTTCTTTCCAGCTGTAGTTGTACGCAAACAAGCTCTCCAGATCCTTATTCTTTAAATATTGCAATCTATGATGAACCTACGACTCTCTCTCCAGAACAGGCAAAAAGGTCCCTAGAGCTCTCTATAGCTAAGCTTCTCTTTGAAGGCCTCACTCGCGAAAACCATAACAAAGAAGAGCTCTTTGAACTTGCCTTAGCAGACAGCTATATCTCAGAAGAAGAGGAGAAAAGGCATATCTTTCATTTAAAAGAAGCCCTATGGAGCGATGGGTCCCCCCTCTTAGCACATGATGTAGTAAAAGCCTGGGAACACGCACAAATCCACTCCCCACATCAAGAGATTTTCCAAGGACTCTCTTTCTTTGCTCCCGCTCCAACAACAGTCATTGTGATCTCAGATGTCCCCTATCCAGATCTTCCTAAACTCCTGGCCTTTCCTGCATTTGCTATTTACCAACCACAATATCCTCACATCTATAGTGGGCCCTTTATTCTTGAAAAACATGTCCCTGGACAAAGCTTTTCCTTTAAGAAAAACCCTTACTACTATGATGTGGATATTGTTCCTATGGAAAAGATCCAGCTTATTGTCCTTCCCGATATCTATACAGCAAGGCACCTTATGAGCCGGGAGAAAATCCATTGGTTAGGGCAGCCCTGGCATCAGGGGATTCCCAAAGAACTGCAAACTCATCCGAAAATTCTGTATCACAACTACCCCGTGGAAGGAACATTTTGGCTCTCGTTAAACATAAACTCTCCGCAGCTCTCTAACCCCATGAACCGCTATCGACTCGCAGCAGCAATCAATAAAGAAGCCCTCATCAAAGATGCGCTAGAAGGTAGCCAGCAACCAGCCTATACGATTTCAAAGCATAGCGAAACTTCCCTCCCCTCTCTTCCTTCCTTCTGCTTGAGCCTAGCTCAAGAAACACTCACCCTGACCTACCCTATAAATATCTTACGTTGCCAGCGCATAGCTGAGGTTCTTAGAGAGCAGCTTCGCGCTTCAGGAATCTACCTAAACTTAAACGGACTAGAATACCATTGCTTCCTAAACAAAAGAAATCTTAAAGACTACACACTAGCAACACAAACAAAAGTCGCCTACTATCCCAAAGCAACGCTACTTCCTAACGAAGCTCAGAAACTCCAAAATCTTGAAATTATTCCGCTATACCACCTAAACTACGACTTTCTTTCCTTAAATCCGATAAAGAATATCCTCTTCAACGCCTCAGGAGCAGTAGATCTGAAATACGCCTCTATAGAAGAGCTCGTCCAATAG
- a CDS encoding peptide ABC transporter substrate-binding protein, with amino-acid sequence MHYRTLENTRTPPIRKFLTTLCTLIALCAFSSCSQPQQKLKNSLTIAMSYDPISLDPRSVYLAKDISIIKALYEGLTRETPEGAQLALAQSFTLSEDKTTYTFTLKPSKWSDGSPLTAYDFEESLKQLYTHTTLPSAHTLITTIKNSEKILENTLPLDSLGIRAKDPYTLEISLEKPLSYFLEILAHPIFYPVHKSLRESYTHNQKHLKHISNGPFTLSNYVPQQGLSLKKNPHYHESFSVHLDALEFKVVTDSRTALKLLQNHAVDLIGAPWSSALVKEAQNALPKDKVFSYPVFGTTMLIYNFEKPQLQSKALRKALAYAINKDAILQFVNLGKPAYSLVPPGLSQLKPPQELSIEERQEKARQYFQEAKKELSEQQLAQLTLLYPTEANNLSTIAQNIQQQLKQVLGLQISIQGSEYHCFLEQRKRGEFFIATGGWVAEYANPMTFLTILGDPHDLTKWKNSNYEALIKSHQELDISQSTYLAEVFVNQELPVVPLYHSDLIYATNLNLKNIFHSPLGYVDFKNTEIVKKKSASQT; translated from the coding sequence ATGCACTACAGAACACTAGAAAACACGAGAACCCCTCCCATAAGAAAGTTCTTAACCACACTTTGTACCCTTATAGCTCTATGTGCATTTTCTAGCTGCTCTCAACCTCAACAAAAACTTAAAAACTCCCTAACTATAGCGATGAGCTACGACCCTATATCTTTAGATCCCCGTAGCGTATATCTTGCTAAGGACATCTCCATCATAAAAGCCCTTTATGAAGGGCTCACTAGAGAAACCCCAGAAGGCGCTCAACTTGCTCTAGCACAATCCTTTACCTTATCTGAAGATAAAACAACCTACACTTTCACTCTAAAACCTTCAAAATGGAGTGATGGCTCTCCATTAACAGCCTACGACTTCGAAGAATCTCTAAAGCAACTCTATACACATACGACGCTACCCTCAGCACATACCCTAATAACCACCATAAAAAACTCTGAAAAAATCCTAGAAAACACCCTGCCTCTAGATAGCTTAGGGATCCGCGCGAAAGATCCCTATACCCTAGAGATCTCCCTAGAAAAACCTCTTTCTTACTTTTTAGAAATCCTTGCACACCCCATCTTCTATCCTGTTCATAAATCACTAAGAGAATCCTATACCCACAACCAAAAACATCTAAAACATATCTCCAATGGTCCCTTCACACTAAGCAACTATGTCCCACAACAAGGTCTCTCCCTAAAGAAAAATCCCCACTATCACGAAAGCTTCTCTGTACATTTAGATGCTTTAGAATTTAAAGTCGTCACGGATTCCCGAACCGCTCTAAAGCTTCTGCAAAACCATGCGGTAGATCTCATTGGTGCCCCTTGGAGCTCCGCACTAGTGAAGGAAGCTCAAAATGCCCTCCCAAAAGACAAGGTGTTTTCCTATCCAGTCTTCGGAACTACCATGTTGATCTATAACTTTGAAAAACCTCAACTGCAAAGCAAAGCCCTCAGAAAAGCTCTTGCTTATGCCATCAATAAGGATGCCATATTACAGTTTGTAAATCTTGGGAAGCCTGCGTATTCCCTAGTCCCTCCCGGGCTATCCCAACTCAAACCTCCCCAAGAGCTCTCTATAGAAGAACGCCAAGAAAAAGCTCGACAATATTTTCAAGAGGCAAAAAAAGAACTCTCAGAACAACAACTCGCGCAACTCACACTACTCTACCCTACAGAAGCGAATAACTTATCTACCATTGCACAAAATATCCAACAACAACTCAAACAAGTCCTAGGATTGCAAATCTCTATTCAAGGCAGCGAATACCACTGCTTCCTAGAACAAAGAAAACGTGGAGAGTTCTTCATTGCCACAGGAGGATGGGTTGCTGAGTACGCTAATCCTATGACCTTCTTGACAATCCTTGGGGATCCTCACGACTTAACAAAATGGAAAAACTCCAACTACGAAGCTCTCATAAAATCTCATCAAGAACTCGATATTTCCCAAAGCACCTATCTTGCAGAAGTCTTTGTCAATCAAGAACTCCCCGTTGTTCCCCTCTACCATTCAGACCTGATCTACGCAACAAACCTTAACCTAAAGAATATTTTTCATTCTCCACTTGGCTATGTAGACTTCAAAAATACGGAAATTGTTAAAAAAAAATCTGCAAGCCAAACTTAA
- a CDS encoding peptide ABC transporter substrate-binding protein, protein MCKIPLGIRLGVLLLSPLTFLSCQHKEPPQNHISLGMKSDPSSLDPREVRLLAEINLIKQMYEGLVQENPKTKEIEPALAESYTISEDKTTYTFHLRKANWSDGSAITAQDFVDSWKQVVSQEVTGIYAFALFPLKNAKNIHEGSLPISQLGCRAIDSTTLEVVLEKPTAHFLKLLSLPIFFPVHKKQRSSSPSALPITSSAFYPEQIKHHQWLTLKKNPHYYNHHHVQTQTITIHFIPDANTASLLFNQGKLDWQGPPWGDRIPLEAQPKLKEQGYLQTFDVDATHWLIFNLQKFPLNHHKLRKALALAIDKDAIVASLFLNSVKPAQHLLPTHIHSYPEENSQEAAQKKRLAKHLFKEALQELNISKDTLQTLNLTYSLGGATNLLLAQMIRNQWKETLGFTLPLEGKEFALLQKDFSTKNFSLSLGNWYADFSDPMAFLSIFAYPSGISPYAINHTQFLECLLSIEGEHDPKLREAFVSQATSYLENLNILEPIYHDSCLFALNKNFHNLQLSSTGAIDMRYVREP, encoded by the coding sequence ATGTGCAAGATCCCATTGGGAATCCGTTTGGGAGTCCTCCTGCTCTCTCCCTTAACTTTTCTAAGCTGCCAACATAAAGAGCCTCCACAAAATCACATTTCCCTGGGCATGAAAAGCGATCCCAGCTCTTTAGATCCTAGGGAGGTGCGCCTTCTCGCAGAGATCAATCTCATCAAGCAAATGTATGAGGGGTTAGTTCAAGAAAACCCCAAGACAAAAGAGATCGAACCTGCCTTGGCAGAAAGTTACACTATTTCTGAGGATAAAACTACATATACTTTTCACTTGCGTAAAGCAAACTGGAGTGATGGCTCAGCAATCACAGCTCAAGATTTTGTAGACTCTTGGAAACAGGTTGTCTCTCAGGAAGTCACGGGAATCTATGCCTTCGCTCTCTTTCCATTAAAAAATGCCAAGAACATACACGAAGGCTCCCTACCTATAAGTCAATTAGGTTGCCGTGCTATAGATTCTACTACTTTAGAAGTCGTTCTGGAAAAACCTACAGCGCATTTCTTAAAGCTGCTTTCCTTGCCGATATTTTTCCCTGTACACAAGAAGCAAAGAAGCTCTTCACCTTCTGCCCTTCCCATAACAAGTAGCGCCTTTTATCCCGAGCAAATTAAACACCACCAATGGCTAACACTAAAGAAAAACCCTCACTACTATAATCATCATCATGTTCAGACACAAACTATCACCATACACTTTATCCCCGATGCCAACACTGCCTCCCTGCTGTTCAATCAAGGCAAGCTTGATTGGCAAGGCCCCCCCTGGGGAGATCGGATTCCCCTAGAGGCACAGCCAAAGCTGAAAGAACAAGGATATCTGCAAACATTTGATGTCGACGCAACCCACTGGCTAATCTTTAATCTTCAAAAGTTTCCCCTAAACCATCATAAGTTAAGAAAAGCCCTTGCCCTCGCTATTGATAAAGACGCCATCGTAGCCTCGTTATTTTTAAACTCTGTAAAACCTGCCCAGCATCTTCTTCCAACACATATTCACTCCTATCCCGAGGAAAACAGCCAAGAAGCGGCACAAAAAAAAAGACTCGCTAAACACCTCTTCAAAGAAGCACTTCAAGAACTCAACATCTCAAAAGACACCCTACAAACACTAAACTTAACTTACTCCTTAGGTGGCGCCACAAACCTTCTTCTTGCTCAAATGATACGCAACCAATGGAAAGAAACCCTAGGGTTTACCCTCCCTCTAGAAGGGAAAGAGTTTGCTCTGTTGCAAAAAGATTTTTCTACAAAAAACTTCTCACTCTCTTTAGGGAACTGGTACGCAGACTTCTCCGATCCCATGGCATTTCTTTCTATCTTTGCCTATCCTTCAGGGATTTCCCCCTACGCAATCAACCATACACAGTTTTTAGAATGTCTTCTCTCTATAGAAGGCGAACATGACCCTAAACTTCGAGAAGCCTTCGTTTCCCAAGCGACCTCCTATTTAGAAAATCTCAATATCCTTGAACCTATCTATCACGACTCTTGCCTCTTTGCTCTCAATAAAAACTTTCATAATCTCCAGCTCTCTTCCACAGGAGCGATCGATATGCGTTATGTAAGGGAACCCTAG
- a CDS encoding ABC transporter ATP-binding protein, which translates to MSHLISIRNLSLSIHNHRILKNIHLTLTQGECLTIVGASGSGKSTLALAILGLLKPSEGSITLHLDPSIPKARAMQMIWQDVNSSLNPTSSIKNLIAEPLKILNTYSRSQQHQEILRALKLVNLPSSILELKPHKLSGGQKQRVAIAKAIVCRPELLICDEPLSSLDTLNQALILELFGKIQREYKNTLLFITHDMSAAYGIADTIIVMDQGRIVEHAKKEQIFCAPTHEKTQELLQAIPLFSLAPQKTESSSSLPPKEEQVLV; encoded by the coding sequence ATGTCGCACCTTATCTCTATTCGCAATCTGTCCCTCTCCATCCATAATCATAGAATCCTAAAAAACATTCACCTTACCCTAACCCAAGGAGAGTGTCTAACTATTGTAGGCGCGAGCGGCTCGGGAAAGTCCACACTTGCCCTTGCCATTTTAGGTCTTCTCAAACCTTCAGAAGGCTCCATCACACTACACCTCGATCCCTCTATTCCCAAAGCCCGCGCTATGCAAATGATCTGGCAAGATGTAAACTCCAGCTTAAACCCCACTTCCTCTATTAAAAACCTGATTGCTGAGCCCCTAAAAATCCTAAACACCTACTCAAGATCACAACAACATCAGGAAATCCTTCGTGCCTTAAAGCTGGTGAATCTCCCCAGCTCCATCTTGGAGCTAAAGCCTCATAAACTCAGTGGAGGACAAAAACAGCGCGTCGCAATTGCAAAAGCAATTGTATGCCGCCCAGAACTTCTTATCTGCGATGAGCCCCTATCCTCCCTAGACACCCTAAATCAAGCTCTCATCCTCGAGCTCTTTGGGAAAATCCAAAGAGAATACAAAAATACCCTCCTCTTTATCACCCACGATATGTCCGCAGCCTATGGAATCGCAGATACTATAATAGTCATGGATCAAGGGAGGATCGTGGAGCATGCCAAAAAAGAACAAATCTTTTGCGCTCCTACCCATGAAAAAACACAAGAACTCCTCCAAGCAATTCCTCTGTTTTCCCTAGCTCCTCAAAAAACAGAATCCTCATCTTCTCTTCCCCCTAAGGAAGAACAAGTTCTCGTATAA
- a CDS encoding ABC transporter permease produces MDPVPLFPSPTLWERIRKNKMLLFGLGIFSVIFLGALILPWFYPYHEHMSLNHTLTPPNLRFPFGTDLLGRCMLSRTLQGLRLSLLIALIATFLDVFIGLLWSTIAIFSHRNVNFLMMRTTEILYSLPTVPVIILLLVIFHNGILPLILSMIMTGWIPISRIIYGQFLLLQNKGFVLSAKAMNASVFHILMKHLIPNSLAPIISTLIFTIPKAIYTEAFISFLGLGIQPPRASLGTLVKEGINAVDYYPWLFFFPSICIVSLSISFNLIGQGAKRLFIEENFHE; encoded by the coding sequence ATGGATCCAGTACCCCTCTTTCCATCTCCGACCCTCTGGGAACGTATTCGTAAAAACAAAATGTTACTTTTCGGACTGGGGATTTTTTCTGTCATTTTTTTGGGAGCCCTAATTCTCCCCTGGTTCTATCCTTACCATGAGCACATGTCTTTAAATCATACGCTAACTCCTCCAAACCTGCGTTTTCCCTTTGGCACAGACTTACTAGGAAGATGCATGCTCTCAAGAACCCTACAGGGATTGCGGCTTTCCCTTCTCATTGCTCTTATTGCTACGTTCTTGGATGTATTTATCGGACTCCTTTGGTCCACAATTGCCATCTTCAGCCACAGAAACGTAAACTTCCTCATGATGCGCACAACAGAAATCCTTTATTCCCTCCCTACTGTTCCTGTAATTATCTTGCTCTTAGTGATCTTCCATAATGGAATCCTCCCGCTAATTTTATCCATGATCATGACAGGATGGATCCCCATATCACGAATTATCTACGGACAATTCCTACTTCTTCAAAACAAGGGCTTTGTTCTTTCAGCAAAAGCTATGAACGCTTCTGTTTTTCATATTCTTATGAAGCACCTTATCCCTAACTCTCTTGCTCCGATCATCTCTACGCTGATCTTTACTATCCCCAAAGCAATCTATACCGAAGCATTTATTAGCTTCCTAGGATTAGGGATCCAACCTCCACGAGCAAGCTTAGGAACCCTCGTAAAAGAAGGCATTAATGCTGTAGATTACTACCCTTGGCTGTTTTTCTTTCCTTCTATCTGTATCGTATCTTTATCAATTAGCTTTAACCTAATAGGTCAAGGTGCGAAACGTTTGTTTATCGAGGAAAATTTCCATGAATGA
- a CDS encoding ABC transporter permease, whose protein sequence is MFSHIKKRFLFNLLSLWIVLTLTFLVMKTIPGDPFNEEGCNVISEKSLNILKAHYGLDKPLYKQYSLYFYSLVKGNFGNSLVYRDRSVINIITTAFPASAILGLQSLVLSICGGILLGTLAALKRKKYRHYILGTSILQISTPAFVFATLVQYIFAVKLPLFPVACWGSFSHTILPTLALAVSPMAFITQLTYSSVSSALNKDYVLFAYAKGLPPLKVILKHVLPYALFPTISYSSFLITTVMTGTFAIENIFCIPGLGKWFICSIKQRDYPVILGLAAFYGTFFMLASLASDLLQAFIDPQIRYSHMKKNKKNKKQPHTQEKANPYPKANTIKQN, encoded by the coding sequence ATGTTTTCACATATCAAAAAGCGTTTTCTGTTTAATCTTCTTTCCCTGTGGATTGTGTTAACACTAACGTTTCTAGTCATGAAAACAATTCCTGGGGATCCCTTTAATGAAGAAGGCTGTAATGTTATCTCGGAAAAATCCCTGAACATATTAAAAGCCCATTACGGCCTAGACAAACCTCTATATAAACAATACAGCCTCTATTTCTACTCCCTAGTTAAAGGAAATTTTGGAAATTCCCTTGTCTATAGAGATCGCTCTGTCATAAACATTATCACCACAGCATTTCCAGCATCTGCAATTTTAGGGCTGCAAAGTCTGGTCCTCTCCATCTGCGGAGGAATCCTATTAGGAACTCTCGCAGCACTAAAAAGAAAAAAATACAGACACTATATCCTAGGAACCTCCATATTACAGATTTCTACCCCTGCCTTTGTTTTTGCCACCCTCGTACAATACATCTTTGCCGTAAAACTCCCCCTTTTTCCCGTCGCTTGTTGGGGAAGTTTCTCCCACACCATCCTCCCCACACTTGCGCTTGCGGTCTCCCCTATGGCCTTCATTACCCAACTGACCTACTCCTCAGTCTCTTCAGCACTAAATAAAGACTACGTCCTTTTCGCTTACGCTAAGGGACTCCCTCCCTTAAAAGTCATTCTCAAGCACGTCCTCCCCTACGCACTATTTCCCACCATCTCCTACTCATCATTTTTGATTACTACAGTAATGACGGGAACCTTCGCCATAGAAAATATCTTCTGCATCCCAGGTCTAGGGAAGTGGTTCATCTGTAGCATAAAACAACGTGACTACCCTGTAATCTTGGGACTAGCAGCATTTTATGGGACTTTTTTCATGCTTGCCTCACTAGCTTCGGATCTCCTTCAAGCTTTCATCGATCCACAAATCCGCTATAGCCACATGAAAAAAAATAAAAAAAATAAAAAACAACCCCACACACAAGAAAAAGCAAACCCCTATCCCAAAGCAAATACAATAAAACAAAATTGA
- a CDS encoding ABC transporter ATP-binding protein — MNDPLLNISNLKIISENPNRTLIQDFSLKLKQQRSIALIGESGSGKTTVIKAILGFLPNNCRITEGSILLNSTTDLAKIPQKEFYKIRGKKIVTILQNAMGSLTPSMRIGKQIIETLRQHHTLSKKEAFEKAEELLASVHIPDPKRCLYQYPFELSGGMRQRVVIAIALSCSPELILADEPTTALDSVSQAQVLKILHQVHKQNQSAMILVTHNLALVTELCDDIVIIKNGKIIEIGSVQDIFSYPQHPYTKQLLNAVSRIPITENMAPILRYKPHCYATQG, encoded by the coding sequence ATGAATGATCCCCTTCTAAATATCTCGAATCTTAAAATCATCTCTGAAAACCCTAATAGGACTTTAATTCAGGACTTTTCTCTAAAGCTCAAACAACAGAGGAGCATTGCCCTCATCGGGGAAAGCGGTTCAGGGAAAACTACAGTCATCAAAGCTATCCTAGGATTTCTCCCAAATAATTGTAGGATCACTGAAGGAAGCATCTTACTAAACTCTACTACAGACCTTGCAAAAATCCCCCAAAAAGAGTTCTATAAAATCCGCGGAAAAAAGATTGTCACGATCCTTCAAAACGCTATGGGCTCTCTCACCCCATCTATGCGCATAGGGAAGCAAATCATAGAAACCCTAAGACAACACCACACTCTCAGCAAAAAGGAAGCCTTTGAAAAAGCCGAAGAACTCCTCGCTAGCGTGCATATTCCTGATCCTAAACGCTGCTTGTATCAGTACCCTTTTGAGCTCAGCGGAGGCATGCGACAAAGAGTCGTAATCGCAATTGCTCTTTCCTGTTCTCCAGAGCTTATCCTTGCAGACGAACCTACAACAGCTTTAGATTCCGTATCGCAAGCACAAGTATTGAAAATTTTACATCAGGTCCATAAGCAAAACCAATCCGCGATGATTCTCGTCACCCATAACCTTGCGCTAGTTACCGAACTCTGTGATGATATCGTTATTATAAAAAATGGGAAAATCATCGAAATCGGAAGTGTCCAAGATATCTTCTCCTATCCCCAACATCCCTATACAAAACAGCTCCTAAATGCTGTTTCTAGAATCCCCATTACGGAAAATATGGCCCCCATTTTAAGATATAAACCCCATTGCTACGCCACCCAAGGATAA